In one Myotis daubentonii chromosome 1, mMyoDau2.1, whole genome shotgun sequence genomic region, the following are encoded:
- the IRF9 gene encoding interferon regulatory factor 9, translating into MASGRARCTRKLRNWVVEQVESGQFPGVCWDDEAKTMFRIPWKHAGKQDFREDQDAAFFKAWAIFKGKYKEGDTEGPAIWKTRLRCALNKSPEFEEVPENSHRDGAEPYKVYRLLPPGTLLAAPATQKSPAKRHHSSVSPKREEDEGTTKSCILSPALLQDSLENEKVEANGAAGHSDSGCSSSCSNSNSPEPQEGADTNEAPFQGDPVSPELLPPPDSDYSLMLTFIYDGHVVGEAQVQSLDCRLVAEPSSSHCSMEQVVFPKPSPQGPTQRLLSQLERGVLVASNSRGLFVQNLCPISISYSAPEFPPGPRPHKLRSNEYVELFKTAHFCRDLERYFRGLGPPPKFQVTLNFLEEDPDPSHTPQSLISVQMEQAFARHLLAERPEDQAAALSLVQSLEDLSSSSLLGSSYFL; encoded by the exons ATGGCATCGGGCCGGGCGCGCTGCACCCGAAAGCTCCGGAACTGGGTGGTGGAGCAAGTGGAGAGTGGACAGTTCCCAGGGGTGTGCTGGGATGATGAAGCTAAGACTATGTTCCGGATTCCCTGGAAGCATGCAGGCAAGCAGGACTTCCGGGAGGaccaggatgctgccttcttcaaG GCCTGGGCAATATTTAAGGGAAAGTACAAGGAGGGAGACACAGAAGGCCCCGCTATCTGGAAGACTCGTCTGCGCTGTGCTCTCAACAAGAGCCCTGAATTTGAGGAGGTTCCTGAGAATAGCCATAGGGATGGGGCTGAGCCCTACAAGGTGTATCGGCTGCTGCCACCAGGAACCCTCCTCG CCGCACCAGCAACACAGAAATCGCCCGCAAAGAGACACCACAGCTCAGTGTCCCCGAAGAGGGAGGAGGATGAGGGTACCACAAAGAGCTGTATACTCAGTCCTGCCTTGCTTCAGGACTCCCTCGAAAAC GAGAAGGTAGAGGCCAATGGAGCAGCAGGCCATTCAGACTCTGgatgcagcagcagctgcagcaacaGCAACAGCCCTGAGCCTCAGGAAG GTGCAGACACAAATGAGGCCCCTTTCCAAGGAGATCCGGTGTCTCCGGAGCTTCTGCCCCCTCCAGACTCAG ACTACTCCCTGATGCTCACCTTCATCTACGATGGGCACGTGGTGGGCGAGGCCCAGGTGCAGAGCCTGGACTGCCGCCTGGTGGCCGagccctccagctcccactgCAGCATGGAGCAAGTGGTATTTCCCAAGCCCAGCCCGCAAGGACCCACCCAGCGCCTGCTGAGCCAGCTCGAGAGAGGTGTCCTGGTGGCTAGCAACTCCAGAGGCCTCTTTGTTCAGAACCTTTGCCCCATCAGCATCTCCTACAGTGCGCCCGAGTTCCCACCTGGTCCACGCCCGCACAAGCTGCGCAGCAACGAGTATGTGGAGCTCTTCAAAACGGCCCACTTCTGCAGAG ACTTGGAGAGGTACTTCCGGGGCCTGGGCCCCCCACCCAAGTTCCAGGTGACACTGAATTTCTTAGAGGAGGACCCTGACCCCAGCCACACCCCACAGAGTCTTATCTCAGTTCAG ATGGAGCAGGCCTTCGCTCGGCATTTACTGGCAGAGCGTCCAGAGGACCAGGCGGCTGCTCTGTCCCTGGTGCAGAGCCTGGAAGACCTatcttcctcctctctgctcgGTTCTTCCTATTTTCTCTGA